Proteins from a genomic interval of Diaphorobacter sp. HDW4A:
- a CDS encoding DMT family protein → MQFLQSLPIPLQTILLLLASNVFMTFAWYGHLKNLSTSPWYIAAMISWGIALFEYLLQVPANRIGATTMSLGQLKILQEVITLTVFVPFAVFYMGQPLKLDYLWAGLCMVGAVFFIFRSA, encoded by the coding sequence ATGCAATTTCTCCAGTCTCTACCCATTCCCCTGCAAACCATTCTGTTGCTGCTGGCCAGCAACGTGTTCATGACCTTCGCCTGGTACGGGCACCTGAAGAATTTGAGCACTTCGCCTTGGTACATCGCGGCGATGATCAGCTGGGGCATCGCGCTGTTTGAATATCTGCTGCAAGTGCCCGCCAACCGCATCGGCGCGACCACCATGTCGCTCGGCCAGCTCAAGATCCTGCAGGAAGTCATCACGCTCACTGTCTTCGTGCCTTTCGCGGTGTTCTACATGGGGCAACCGCTCAAGCTGGACTATCTCTGGGCGGGGCTTTGCATGGTCGGCGCCGTCTTCTTCATAT
- a CDS encoding ABC transporter ATP-binding protein produces the protein MAEILLKVSGLRVAYGGIQAVKGVDLEVREGELVSLIGSNGAGKTTTMKAITGLLPMNDGDIQYLGKSIKGKGAWDLVREGLVMVPEGRGVFARMTITENLQMGAYTRDDAAGIKDDIERMFNIFPRLRERKDQLAGTMSGGEQQMLAMGRALMSRPKVLLLDEPSMGLSPIMVDKIFEVVADVYKLGVTILLVEQNASRALQMANRGYVMESGIITMTGEGETLLHDPRVRAAYLGE, from the coding sequence ATGGCCGAAATTCTGTTGAAAGTGAGCGGCCTGCGCGTAGCCTACGGTGGCATTCAGGCGGTGAAGGGCGTGGACTTGGAGGTGCGCGAGGGCGAGTTGGTCTCGCTCATTGGCTCCAATGGAGCGGGCAAAACCACGACGATGAAGGCTATCACTGGCCTGCTGCCGATGAACGATGGCGACATCCAGTACCTCGGCAAGAGCATCAAGGGCAAGGGTGCCTGGGATCTGGTGCGTGAAGGCCTCGTCATGGTGCCCGAAGGCCGCGGCGTGTTCGCGCGCATGACCATTACCGAAAACCTGCAGATGGGCGCCTACACGCGTGACGACGCGGCGGGCATTAAAGACGATATCGAGCGCATGTTCAACATCTTCCCGCGTCTGCGCGAACGCAAGGACCAGCTCGCCGGCACGATGTCCGGAGGGGAGCAGCAGATGCTCGCCATGGGCCGCGCGCTGATGAGTCGTCCCAAAGTGCTGCTGCTCGACGAGCCGTCGATGGGGCTGTCTCCTATCATGGTTGACAAGATCTTCGAGGTGGTGGCCGACGTGTACAAACTCGGCGTGACGATTCTGCTGGTCGAACAGAATGCCAGCCGCGCCTTGCAGATGGCCAATCGCGGCTATGTGATGGAGTCAGGCATCATCACCATGACCGGTGAGGGCGAGACCTTGCTGCACGACCCGCGCGTGCGCGCCGCCTACCTCGGCGAATAA
- a CDS encoding ABC transporter ATP-binding protein — translation MAETSSDVVLKVAGVSKRFGGLQALSEVGITIKRGQIYGLIGPNGAGKTTFFNVITGLYTPDAGTFVLAGQSYEPTAVHLVAKTGIARTFQNIRLFAEMTALENVMVGRHIRTHSGLIGAVFRTPGFKREEAEIRARAHELLNYVGISKYAEFKARTLSYGDQRRLEIARALATDPQLIALDEPAAGMNATEKVQLRELIDRIRNDNRTILLIEHDVKLVMGLCDRVTVLDYGKQIAEGTPADVQKNEKVIEAYLGTGGH, via the coding sequence ATGGCAGAAACATCATCCGATGTGGTGCTCAAGGTGGCCGGTGTGTCCAAGCGATTTGGCGGACTGCAGGCCCTCTCCGAAGTAGGCATCACCATCAAGCGCGGACAGATCTACGGCCTGATAGGCCCCAACGGTGCGGGCAAGACGACGTTCTTCAACGTCATTACTGGCCTGTACACACCGGACGCCGGCACCTTTGTGCTGGCGGGTCAATCCTACGAACCCACCGCCGTGCATCTGGTCGCCAAGACCGGCATTGCGCGCACCTTTCAGAACATCCGCCTGTTCGCGGAAATGACGGCGCTTGAGAACGTGATGGTCGGGCGGCACATCCGTACGCATTCGGGACTGATTGGCGCGGTATTTCGCACCCCCGGCTTCAAGCGCGAGGAGGCGGAAATCCGTGCCCGTGCGCACGAATTGCTGAACTACGTGGGCATCAGCAAATACGCTGAGTTCAAGGCGCGTACGTTGTCTTATGGCGACCAGCGCCGTCTGGAAATCGCCCGCGCGCTCGCGACCGATCCGCAGCTCATCGCGCTCGACGAGCCGGCCGCCGGCATGAACGCGACCGAGAAGGTGCAACTGCGCGAGCTCATTGACCGCATCCGCAACGACAACCGCACCATCTTGCTGATCGAGCATGACGTGAAGCTGGTGATGGGCCTGTGCGACCGCGTGACCGTGCTCGACTACGGTAAGCAGATTGCCGAAGGCACGCCCGCCGATGTGCAGAAGAATGAAAAAGTGATTGAGGCCTACTTGGGCACCGGAGGACATTGA